A stretch of Henckelia pumila isolate YLH828 chromosome 4, ASM3356847v2, whole genome shotgun sequence DNA encodes these proteins:
- the LOC140867154 gene encoding cyclin-dependent kinase inhibitor 6-like isoform X2 codes for MAEYYRKKRSEESGGSAEEDDMLLNFIKKRKLCSEREYVDGGDVESPENSVSSAASVACGRSADDDDDSIAGVSPDLEDLQCEGLDTEISMAINFRIDQSSTPTSEICGDSEQSSLESTPHAASPHRNSASFSAAEIEEFFAAAEKYEQKRFAEKYNYDIVKDCPLEGKYEWVPLHP; via the exons ATGGCGGAATACTACCGGAAGAAGAGAAGCGAAGAGAGCGGCGGATCGGCGGAGGAGGATGATATGCTGCTGAATTTCATCAAGAAGAGGAAGCTGTGCTCCGAGCGTGAATACGTCGACGGAGGCGACGTGGAATCGCCGGAGAATTCCGTGTCTTCTGCGGCGTCTGTGGCCTGCGGCCGCTCCGCGGATGACGATGACGATTCGATCGCTGGAGTGTCGCCGGATCTAGAG GATTTGCAGTGCGAGGGCTTGGATACGGAAATTTCCATGGCCATCAATTTCAG AATTGATCAGTCATCGACTCCAACGAGCGAGATTTGTGGAGATTCCGAGCAATCGTCACTGGAATCAACGCCGCATGCAGCGAGTCCTCACCGTAACAGCGCCTCCTTCTCGGCGGCGGAGATAGAAGAGTTCTTCGCGGCGGCGGAGAAGTACGAGCAGAAACGATTCGCCGAAAA GTATAACTATGATATAGTGAAGGACTGTCCACTGGAAGGCAAGTATGAGTGGGTTCCtttacacccttga
- the LOC140867154 gene encoding cyclin-dependent kinase inhibitor 6-like isoform X1 — translation MAEYYRKKRSEESGGSAEEDDMLLNFIKKRKLCSEREYVDGGDVESPENSVSSAASVACGRSADDDDDSIAGVSPDLEDLQCEGLDTEISMAINFSRIDQSSTPTSEICGDSEQSSLESTPHAASPHRNSASFSAAEIEEFFAAAEKYEQKRFAEKYNYDIVKDCPLEGKYEWVPLHP, via the exons ATGGCGGAATACTACCGGAAGAAGAGAAGCGAAGAGAGCGGCGGATCGGCGGAGGAGGATGATATGCTGCTGAATTTCATCAAGAAGAGGAAGCTGTGCTCCGAGCGTGAATACGTCGACGGAGGCGACGTGGAATCGCCGGAGAATTCCGTGTCTTCTGCGGCGTCTGTGGCCTGCGGCCGCTCCGCGGATGACGATGACGATTCGATCGCTGGAGTGTCGCCGGATCTAGAG GATTTGCAGTGCGAGGGCTTGGATACGGAAATTTCCATGGCCATCAATTTCAG TAGAATTGATCAGTCATCGACTCCAACGAGCGAGATTTGTGGAGATTCCGAGCAATCGTCACTGGAATCAACGCCGCATGCAGCGAGTCCTCACCGTAACAGCGCCTCCTTCTCGGCGGCGGAGATAGAAGAGTTCTTCGCGGCGGCGGAGAAGTACGAGCAGAAACGATTCGCCGAAAA GTATAACTATGATATAGTGAAGGACTGTCCACTGGAAGGCAAGTATGAGTGGGTTCCtttacacccttga